The genome window GTCGTCGAAGGAGCCGGCCTCCTCGTCCAGCTCCTCCGCCGCCTGAGACCGGGCTTTCTGCGCGTTCCGCGCACTGATCCCCGTCCTCGCCGTTTCTCGCCGCCGCGTGGACCGGCGCGTCGCCGCCTGAGCGGGCGGTGGGCCAGCGCGTCGCCGCTGAGCGGCCGGTGGACCGGCGCGTCGCCGTGGCCGGCGGGTGCGGGCCCGGGAACCGGTACCGAGGTGCCCCTTCCGGTGAACCGCGACCGGCCGGGGCCGGTTTTCCACAGGAGCCGGCGGGGAACGGAGCAGGGCGTGCCCGCCCCGCTAGGGTCGGCGGCATGGCGGAGCTCGCAGAGATCGGAGTCATCGGCGGATCGGGGTTCTACTCCCTGCTCGAAGACGCCGAAGAGGTCGCGGTGGACACGCCGTACGGCCCACCGAGCGACAGGATCACCTTGGGCCGGATCGGCGGCCGGTCGGTGGCCTTCCTCCCCAGACACGGGCGCGGCCACGTCCACCCGCCGCATCGCATCCCCTACCGGGCGAACATCTGGGCGCTGCACTCGCTCGGCGTGCGCCAGGTGCTCGCGCCCAATGCGGTGGGGTCGCTCAGGACCGAGTACGGACCGGGGACGCTGGTCATCCCCGACCAGCTCGTGGACCGGACCTCCGGGCGCATCCAGACCTTCTACGACACCGGCGGGGCGGTCCACGTGCCCTTCGCCGACCCCTACTGCCCGCACGGGCGCGCCACGGCGGTACGGGTGGCGCGAGAGGCGGGGTGGGAGACGGTCGACGGCGGCACCATGGTGGTGATCGAAGGCCCCCGGTTCTCCACCAGGGCCGAGTCGCAGTGGTACGCGTCGGCCGGCTGGACGGTCATCGGCATGACCGGCCACCCCGAGGCCGTGCTCGCCCGGGAGCTGGCCATTTGTTACACCTCGATCTGCCTGGTGACCGATCGCGACGCGGGCATCGAGGCCGGGCAGGGGGTCACCCAGCAGGAGGTCCTCGCGTTCTTCCGGGCCCATGCGGGCCGGCTGCGCGCCCTGACCAAGGAGATCGCGGCCGCCCTGCCGGCCGAACGGACCTGCCCGTGCGCCACGGCCCTCGACGGCATGAAGCTCCCCTGACCATGCGCCGGGCGCGTCTCATCCTCGCCCGCCATCGGCGGCTCCTGGCCGCGCTCCTCGCGGGGATCGCCGCGGTGTGCGCGCTCCACCGGCTCGCGCCGCCTCGCGGCGTCCCGGTGCTCGCCGCGGCCCGCGACCTGCCCGGCGGCCGGCTCTCCGCATCCGACGTCACGGTGGTACGGCTCCCGCCCGATGCGCTGCCCGACGGGGTGCTCCGCCCGGGAACCCCGATGGCCGGGCGGGTGGTGGCCGGGCCCATGCGCCGGGGCGAGCCCATCACCGACGTCCGGTTGCTCGGGCCGGGGATCCTGCGGGCCCAGGGGCAGGGCCTCGTGGCCACGCCGGTGCGGATCGCCGATGCGCGGGTGGCCGAGCTGCTCTCCCCCGGTGACGTGGTCGACGTGCTGGCCGCCTTCGATGGGGCCGCACTCGGTGGCGCGTACCCGGACGATGCGGCGTCCGGCGGTACGGCCGCGCCGGCGTCAGCTCCCGTGGCACGGCAGGTGAGGGTGCTGGCCCGCCCGCCGGGCGGGGACGGCGAGGGTGCCCTGCTCGTGCTCGCCACCACGGTGGATCAGGCG of Thermobispora bispora DSM 43833 contains these proteins:
- a CDS encoding S-methyl-5'-thioadenosine phosphorylase; amino-acid sequence: MAELAEIGVIGGSGFYSLLEDAEEVAVDTPYGPPSDRITLGRIGGRSVAFLPRHGRGHVHPPHRIPYRANIWALHSLGVRQVLAPNAVGSLRTEYGPGTLVIPDQLVDRTSGRIQTFYDTGGAVHVPFADPYCPHGRATAVRVAREAGWETVDGGTMVVIEGPRFSTRAESQWYASAGWTVIGMTGHPEAVLARELAICYTSICLVTDRDAGIEAGQGVTQQEVLAFFRAHAGRLRALTKEIAAALPAERTCPCATALDGMKLP
- the cpaB gene encoding Flp pilus assembly protein CpaB; the encoded protein is MRRARLILARHRRLLAALLAGIAAVCALHRLAPPRGVPVLAAARDLPGGRLSASDVTVVRLPPDALPDGVLRPGTPMAGRVVAGPMRRGEPITDVRLLGPGILRAQGQGLVATPVRIADARVAELLSPGDVVDVLAAFDGAALGGAYPDDAASGGTAAPASAPVARQVRVLARPPGGDGEGALLVLATTVDQAARLAHAQAHGRLAVAIHPR